In a single window of the Coffea eugenioides isolate CCC68of chromosome 3, Ceug_1.0, whole genome shotgun sequence genome:
- the LOC113764983 gene encoding sugar transport protein 8 has translation MNQNAKMNTSKITPYVFASWILAAFGGLMFGYDIGISGGVTGMDDFLIKFFPRIYERKLHAAENNYCKYDDQMLQLFTSSLYLAALVSSFFASKACNVLGRKPTILMASTFFMAGAALSAAAQVGWMLILGRILFGVGVGFGNEAVPLFLTEIAPVHLRGAVNILFQLAVTIGIFIANLVNYGTSTMHPNGWRFSLGGAAVPAVVLFAGSLIITESPASLVERKREEEGKAALKKIRGVDEVDAEFEEILSACEIASKIKQPFKKLMKKQSLPPLVIAVALQVFQQFTGINAIMFYAPVLFQTLGFKSDASLLSSVITGLVNVGSTFVAIFLVDKVGRRKLLLQACCQMLISQVTIGVILHLKLSETGSLDKGLAAVVVVMVCTFVMSFAWSWGPLGWLIPSETFPLETRTAGFAFAVSSNMLFTFVIAQMFLSMMCHMKAYIFFFFSAWIVVMGLFVIVLLPETKGIPIDSMVERVWKKHPVWKNCFDDDDSKEYEMA, from the exons ATGAACCAAAATGCAAAGATGAACACG TCAAAGATCACCCCCTATGTCTTCGCTTCTTGGATCCTTGCAGCCTTCGGGGGGCTGATGTTTGGTTATGACATCGGTATTTCTG GTGGTGTTACGGGCATGGATGATTTCTTGATTAAATTCTTTCCAAGAATCTACGAGAGAAAGTTACATGCAGCGGAGAACAACTACTGTAAGTACGATGATCAAATGCTGCAGCTGTTCACATCTTCCTTGTACCTGGCTGCCTTGGTTTCTAGCTTCTTTGCATCAAAGGCTTGCAATGTGCTGGGACGCAAGCCCACAATTCTCATGGCATCCACCTTCTTCATGGCTGGCGCTGCCTTGAGTGCTGCTGCTCAAGTTGGTTGGATGCTCATTTTGGGTAGAATTCTCTTTGGAGTTGGAGTTGGTTTTGGAAATGAG GCTGTGCCCTTGTTCTTGACAGAGATTGCACCAGTCCATCTCAGGGGAGCAGTCAATATCCTTTTCCAACTGGCTGTTACCATTGGTATCTTCATTGCTAATCTTGTCAACTATGGTACCTCAACGATGCATCCCAATGGGTGGAGATTCTCTCTTGGAGGTGCAGCAGTTCCTGCTGTAGTACTCTTCGCCGGGTCGTTGATCATTACTGAGTCTCCCGCCAGCCTTGTGGAAAggaagagagaagaagaaggaaaggcAGCTCTGAAGAAGATCAGGGGTGTTGATGAAGTTGACGCTGAATTTGAAGAAATCTTGTCGGCTTGTGAGATTGCTAGCAAAATCAAGCAACCATTCAAGAAACTCATGAAGAAACAAAGCCTTCCCCCATTGGTAATAGCTGTTGCCCTTCAGGTCTTCCAGCAGTTCACAGGGATCAACGCTATCATGTTCTATGCACCAGTTCTTTTCCAGACTCTGGGATTCAAGTCTGATGCTTCACTCCTGTCCTCAGTCATCACTGGCCTTGTTAATGTTGGCAGCACCTTCGTCGCCATCTTCCTTGTTGACAAAGTTGGCAGGAGAAAATTGCTTCTTCAAGCCTGTTGCCAGATGTTAATCTCTCAG GTTACAATTGGAGTGATCTTGCATCTTAAATTGTCCGAAACAGGGTCACTTGACAAGGGTTTGGCAGCAGTGGTGGTGGTCATGGTGTGCACATTCGTGATGTCGTTTGCATGGTCATGGGGTCCCCTGGGATGGTTGATTCCCAGCGAGACATTCCCACTGGAAACAAGAACAGCAGGCTTTGCCTTTGCAGTCAGCTCCAACATGCTCTTCACCTTCGTCATAGCCCAGATGTTCTTGTCCATGATGTGCCACATGAAAGCCTAcatattcttcttcttttctgcATGGATTGTCGTCATGGGCCTTTTTGTGATTGTCCTCTTGCCTGAGACCAAAGGTATCCCCATTGATTCCATGGTGGAAAGAGTCTGGAAGAAACATCCAGTCTGGAAGAATTGCTTCGACGATGATGACTCAAAAGAATATGAGATGGCCTAG
- the LOC113765404 gene encoding LOW QUALITY PROTEIN: chloride channel protein CLC-d (The sequence of the model RefSeq protein was modified relative to this genomic sequence to represent the inferred CDS: inserted 1 base in 1 codon), producing the protein MLSNHLQNGMETAKLLWSRLPTSDAEGEDGVRIGHYKKTDGGTVESLDYEVIENYAYREEQALRGKLYMYYSVCVKWFFALLIGIGTGFAAVFINISVENFAGWKYSLTFNIIQKSYFAGCIIYILFNLALVLSSVYIITHFAPAAAGSGIPEIKGYLNGIDTHGILLFRTLVGKIFGSIGSVGGGLALGKEGPLVHTGACIASLLGQGGSTKYHLSSRWLQVFNSERDRRDLVTCGCAAGVAAAFRAPVGGVLFALEEVTSWWRSQLMWRVFFTSAIVAVVVRTAMGWCKSGKCGHFGSGGFIIWDVSDGQEDYSFMELLPMAVIGVIGGLLGALFNQLTLYITNWRRNYLHKKGNHVKIIEVCLISVITSIISFGLPLFRKCTPCPESDLNSGIECPRAPGMYGNYVNFYCSSKMEYNDLATIFFNTQDDAIRNLFSAKTIHEFSAQSLLTFLVMFYALAVVTFGTAVPAGQFVPGIMIGSTYGRLVGMFVVSFYKRLNIEEGTYALLGAASFLGGSMRMTVSLCVIMVEITNNLKLLPLIMLVLLISKAVGDAFNEGFYEEQARIRGIPLLESRPKYQMRSMTAKDACGNQKVVYFPXVVKVSDIVSILRSNMHNGFPVIDHTRNGETLVIGLMLRSHLLVLLQSKVDFQHSPLPCDLRGGSLPIRHNLSEFVKPVSSKGISLEDIHPSRDDLEMYIDLAPFVNPSPYIVPEDMSLSKVYNLFRQLGLRHIFVVPRASRVIGMITRKDLLIEEHEHSGAVELQSTSVRGQKHDKRIRKRNTDGEQPLLDGLLV; encoded by the exons ATGTTATCAAATCATTTACAGAACGGGATGGAGACGGCGAAGCTGCTGTGGTCGCGGCTGCCGACTTCCGATGCGGAAGGCGAGGACGGCGTCCGAATCGGACACTATAAGAAGACCGACGGCGGCACGGTGGAGAGTCTTGACTATGAAGTTATTGAAAACTATGCTTATAGAGAAGAGCAG GCGCTAAGGGGGAAGCTTTATATGTATTATTCAGTATGTGTAAAGTGGTTTTTTGCCTTGTTAATTGGGATCG GAACGGGATTTGCTGCTGTTTTTATCAACATTTCTGTAGAAAATTTTGCGGGATGGAAGTATTCACTGACTTTTAACATAattcaaaagtcatattttgcTGGTTGTATCATATACATATTATTCAACTTGGCGCTGGTTTTGTCCTCTGTATATATTATCACACATTTTGCACCAGCCGCAGCAGgatctggaattccagaaattaAGGGCTACTTGAATG GAATTGACACACATGGTATCCTTCTTTTCAGGACATTGGTTGGAAAA ATATTTGGAAGTATAGGTTCAGTTGGAGGTGGTTTAGCCTTAGGAAAAGAAGGTCCACTTGTACATACTGGTGCTTGTATTGCTTCTTTGCTTGGACAA GGTGGATCTACTAAGTATCATCTAAGTTCAAGGTGGCTACAAGTGTTCAACAGCGAGCGAGATCGTCGTGACCTT GTAACCTGTGGATGTGCAGCAGGAGTTGCTGCTGCTTTCAGGGCTCCAGTTGGTGGTGTATTATTTGCATTAGAAGAGGTTACGTCTTG GTGGAGAAGTCAACTGATGTGGCGTGTCTTTTTTACTTCGGCCATTGTGGCTGTGGTTGTCCGTACTGCAATGGGGTGGTGCAAGAGTGGGAAATGTGGTCATTTTGGATCTGGTGGCTTCATTATCTGGGATGTCTCAGA TGGTCAAGAAGACTATTCATTCATGGAGTTGCTGCCAATGGCAGTTATTGGAGTCATTGGTGGTCTTCTGG GAGCATTATTTAATCAGCTTACTCTTTATATAACTAACTGGCGTCGAAATTATCTGCACAAGAAAGGCAACCATGTCAAA ATTATAGAAGTGTGTCTCATCTCTGTGATCACCTCCATTATCTCGTTTGGATTGCCGCTTTTTAGAAAATGCACTCCTTGCCCTGAATCAGATTTGAATTCTGGTATCGAGTGTCCACGTGCACCTGGAATGTATGGGAATTATGTCAAT TTCTATTGCAGTAGCAAGATGGAGTACAATGATCTAGCAACAATATTCTTTAATACCCAG GATGATGCCATTCGAAATTTATTTAGTGCAAAGACAATTCATGAATTCAGCGCCCAGAGCCTCCTGACATTTTTG GTAATGTTTTATGCTCTAGCTGTGGTAACATTCGGCACTGCTGTTCCAGCCGGACAATTTGTCCCTGGTATAATGATTGGGTCCACCTATGGACGTTTAGTTGGCATGTTTGTTGTTAGCTTTTACAAGAGGCTGAATATTGAAGAGGGAAC ATATGCTCTGCTTGGTGCTGCTTCTTTTCTTGGGGGATCGATGAGGATGACAGTATCCCTCTGTGTCATAATGGTTGAAATTACCAACAACTTGAAGTTGCTACCTCTTATAATGCTTGTTCTTCTTATATCAAAG GCAGTTGGTGATGCTTTCAATGAAGGCTTTTATGAAGAACAGGCCCGAATAAGGGGCATTCCATTACTGGAATCAAGACCCAAGTACCAGATGCGGAGTATGACTGCAAAGGATGCCTGTGGTAATCAAAAG GTTGTTTACTTTC GTGTTGTGAAGGTCTCTGACATAGTGTCCATTTTAAGGAGTAATATGCACAATGGATTTCCT GTTATTGATCACACCAGAAATGGAGAAACGCTTGTTATTGGGCTGATGTTACGAAG TCACTTATTGGTACTTCTCCAGTCAAAGGTTGATTTTCAACACAGTCCTTTGCCCTGTGATCTAAGAGGTGGTTCTTTGCCAATCAG GCATAACCTCAGTGAGTTTGTTAAACCTGTTTCAAGTAAAGGAATATCACTAGAGGATATTCACCCAAGTCGAGATGATTTGGAAATGTATATTGATCTTGCCCCCTTTGTAAACCCATCCCCATACATTGTCCCTGAAGACATGTCATTATCAAAG GTTTACAATCTTTTCCGTCAACTTGGACTAAGACATATATTTGTTGTTCCCCGTGCTTCTCGTGTTATTGGTATGATTACAAGAAAGGATTTATTAATTGAG GAACATGAGCATTCTGGTGCAGTAGAACTCCAATCCACTAGTGTAAG AGGTCAGAAACATGACAAAAGAATAAGGAAGAGAAATACAGATGGTGAACAGCCTCTACTTGATGGACTTCTAGTTTAA
- the LOC113764790 gene encoding mavicyanin has translation MAFAVGNYRSLAVVVLVLSASLQVSVGAVYKVGDSAGWTTIGNVDYKQWAATKNFRVGDVILFVYNPQFHNVMQVTHTEYQACNASSPIATHTTGNDTITITTHGHHLFLCGVPGHCQSGQKVDINVIRTALAPTPSATPSPPPVPTPAPAPNAASPLYNSNRLVRDLGTAIVVAMNILCGFI, from the exons aTGGCTTTTGCTGTGGGAAATTATAGAAGTCTAGCAGTGGTGGTGTTGGTTCTTTCTGCTTCTTTGCAGGTTTCTGTTGGAGCTGTTTACAAGGTTGGAGACTCTGCAGGCTGGACTACAATTGGCAATGTTGATTACAAGCAATGGGCTGCTACTAAAAACTTTCGAGTTGGTGATGTTATTC TTTTCGTGTACAATCCCCAGTTTCACAATGTGATGCAAGTAACACATACTGAGTATCAGGCATGCAATGCCTCATCCCCTATTGCAACTCACACAACAGGCAATGATACAATAACAATTACTACTCATGGTCACCACCTCTTTCTGTGTGGTGTACCTGGTCACTGCCAATCTGGACAGAAGGTTGATATCAATGTTATCCGAACTGCACTGGCTCCTACTCCATCAGCGACACCATCTCCTCCTCCTGTGCCAACGCCAGCACCAGCTCCAAATGCTGCTTCTCCGCTTTACAATTCAAATAGGCTCGTCAGAGACCTTGGCACAGCTATAGTTGTTGCTATGAATATACTTTGTGGTTTTATTTGA